The sequence below is a genomic window from Cicer arietinum cultivar CDC Frontier isolate Library 1 chromosome 6, Cicar.CDCFrontier_v2.0, whole genome shotgun sequence.
AGCAATGTTTTGTTGTGTGCAGAATATTTTTGATTCTATGGGAGAATATGTTGATGGTTTGAAGTTTTGTGGAGGTTCTCACAGTTTGATGCCAAAAGCTTTTATCAAACAAGTCATTGATATGGCTCATCAGCATGATGTTTATGTTAGCACTGGCGATTGGGCTGAACATATGATTCGCAAAGGTCCATCAGGCTTCAAAGACTATGTTGAGGTCTGCCCTGGCCAACTTTGTTCTTATTGTGTgggaattttttgttttcaattgcTGAAGCAGTGTCTTAGTTAATTAGAgttattactttaattaataattgaagTTGAGAGAAAAAGGAAACTGGAAATTGCATCATTGCATTCATTATGACTCAATTGAGTTATACATGGCATCAAAATCTCCTAAAAAGGGTAGTTTTTCCATCTAACTAACTAACCGGCCTACTGACAGAAAAGGTAATGTTATTTCAACAACTAACTATATTTACATTTAATTGAGAAACTGACTAAATAGATAAgcttaatattaatttatatgcaaCACCGCCACTTTAGATTGAAATCATATGTCAGTGTTTGGCAACGACACGtaagtttatatttaattacttctATTTCctcatattattatattattggtGTCTACCTGTCTAGTGCTTCAAAGCGATTAATTAATCTATGATCTTTTGTAATAGGAGTGCAAGCAGTTGGGGTTTGATACAATTGAGCTGAATGTGGGTTCCCTTGCAGTTCCTGAAGAAACCCTTTTGAGATTTGTTCGATTggtcaaaactagtggtatgaAAGCTAAGCCTCATTTTGAAGTTATGTTTAATGAGTCTGATATTCCAAGAGGTGGTGATAGAGCTTATGGGGCATATATTCCTCCAGCACCTAGATCATTTGGTAAAGATATTTGACTCTCTTTTTCGATTTTTGGTTCTTCATTTTTGTGCATGTATCTGCCTGTCTCTCTTTTAAGGTTGAATTAAACATATTTAGGCTTTCTTATAGATACTATCTTCTGGATTTTactaataaaacataaaacaagtGATGTTCTGTTGTTGAAGAATAGACTGATATGTGTGATTAGTCAGGTCCTTGGTATAGGACATATCTTGATATTACGTTCTTCGTTTGAAAGCAATACTAATAATCTTCATGAATGAAGAGGATTTTCAAAACTGTGAAATATGTTCAATGTCAATGTCTCTCTCTCCTCTATGACAAACCTGTTGGTATATGATATTTGATTGTTTAATAATGAATGCATATACCCTACTCCTTCTAGGGAACGCCATGCAGGTAATTTCGTTCAAGTTTGGCAACTCTCTATGAATCTGCAGAAAATACAATCTTTCTTTTCCTAATTTTGATCATAAACatgaagtttttaaattttgaagtaaTAGATGTTCATAAGAAATGAGAATATTCAAATTCAAAGGGTTGTggtttcaattttgataaatttcatAACTAGATGAGTGATGCAGAAGATATGTCTGTTATGGATGTAAGATAGGTAGAGGCCAGGATATGGGAACCATACATTTACAAGGAATCTATTTATTAAGACATGATGTTGATTGTAGAACATATTTTGATATGCTATTATTTTCTGTTTGAAGTGGTGCTTAAGAAATTTTAACTTCTAAGGTATTTGTTAATGGTGCATAAGACATCAAATCTTTTATGCTAAAGATTGATTGCCATGAATAATGTAGAATCAACATAGTATACTGGTTTGATCTTGTTTTGAAACTTTTGTCACAGAATTAGTAGAAGATGTGGATCTCTTGATTAGAAGAGCGGAGAGGTGTTTAGAAGCAGGTGCAGACATGATAATGATTGGTGCTGATGATGTCTCTAAACATGCTGATAAAATGCGCGCGGATGTAATTGCAAAGATCATAGGGCGCCTTGGTCTTGAGAAGACAATGTTTGAAGCATCAAATCAGAGCACATCCGAAT
It includes:
- the LOC101502475 gene encoding protein HEAT-STRESS-ASSOCIATED 32; translation: MSAYRWKSFDENQDRPSKPRRYGVTEMRSPHYTLFNHNVLQNIFDSMGEYVDGLKFCGGSHSLMPKAFIKQVIDMAHQHDVYVSTGDWAEHMIRKGPSGFKDYVEECKQLGFDTIELNVGSLAVPEETLLRFVRLVKTSGMKAKPHFEVMFNESDIPRGGDRAYGAYIPPAPRSFELVEDVDLLIRRAERCLEAGADMIMIGADDVSKHADKMRADVIAKIIGRLGLEKTMFEASNQSTSEWFIKQYGPNVNLFIDHSHLVDVECIRGRNLGRNHASVLGSSYLLF